The following proteins are encoded in a genomic region of Vigna radiata var. radiata cultivar VC1973A unplaced genomic scaffold, Vradiata_ver6 scaffold_7, whole genome shotgun sequence:
- the LOC106753679 gene encoding uncharacterized protein LOC106753679, with the protein MKSMVTPLTRVSPFRHRNGHNTLPFFSHARYPSSPNFSFSPLSLTISMAASPKSSAPAVPRGDANIDKDGVFQLIQAHQEKAARLSPIEEIRTVLDRSVRGMLSTFSKKFDGYPSGSMVDFACDANGYPILAVSDLAVHSKDLTANPKCSLLVARDPEDRTDLVITLHGDAITVPEKDKEAVRAAYLARHPNAFWVDFGDFKFLRIEPKVVRFVSGVATALLGSGEFTGDEYKSAKVDPIAQFSKPVASHMNKDHADDNKVIVQHWTSVPVDFAYLLDLDSLGFNVKAGYQGDTFKLRVPFPRRAEDRKDVKTLIVEMLQAARPKAE; encoded by the exons ATGAAGAGCATGGTGACGCCATTGACGAGGGTCTCACCCTTTCGTCACCGAAATGGCCATAATACCCTTCCCTTCTTCTCTCACGCACGCTACCCTTCCTCACCAAACTTCTCTTTCTCCCCTCTCTCTCTCACTATTTCCATGGCCGCTTCACCCAAATCTTCCGCTCCG GCTGTGCCGCGTGGTGATGCCAACATCGACAAAGATGGTGTATTTCAATTGATTCAAGCACATCAG GAAAAAGCTGCTAGACTTTCTCCAATAGAGGAAATTCGAACTGTCCTTGATCGTAGCGTTCGCGGGATGCTCTCTACATTCTCCAAG AAGTTCGATGGCTATCCATCAGGGTCTATGGTTGACTTTGCATGTGATGCAAATGGATATCCTATATTAGCAGTGAGCGATCTGGCAGTTCATTCCaag GACCTAACTGCCAATCCTAAATGCTCATTACTTGTGGCTAGAGATCCTGAAGATAGGACTGATTTAGTGATTACTTTACACGGTGATGCTATCACT gtacCTGAAAAGGATAAAGAAGCTGTTCGAGCTGCATATTTAGCAAGACATCCCAATGCATTTTGG GTTGACTTTGGAGACTTCAAATTCTTGCGCATTGAACCGAAAGTTGTACGATTTGTGTCAGGTGTTGCTACAGCTTTGTTAGGATCAGGAG aGTTTACTGGAGATGAGTATAAATCTGCAAAAGTTGACCCCATAGCTCAGTTTTCCAAGCCAGTGGCG TCTCATATGAACAAAGATCATGCTGACGATAACAAAGTGATTGTGCAGCATTGGACCTCAGTTCCA GTGGACTTTGCATACCTTCTAGATTTGGATAGTCTTGGTTTCAATGTTAAG GCTGGTTATCAGGGTGATACTTTCAAGCTTCGTGTACCTTTCCCTCGACGTGCTGAAGATAGAAA ggaTGTGAAGACTCTCATTGTTGAGATGCTTCAAGCTGCCAGGCCTAAAGCTGAATGA